One stretch of Cydia pomonella isolate Wapato2018A chromosome 24, ilCydPomo1, whole genome shotgun sequence DNA includes these proteins:
- the LOC133530860 gene encoding uncharacterized protein LOC133530860, producing the protein MNTTEKLIAIQIDSLETMEKAHVNYKKSPKERITPGYVQGRLETLENNYKEFKSIHQKLITTVSEEDKCKLSYFTEDLYDTFEERYYIYKGELKTVLHKFSTETRDNKTENRSNNQASISDMKLPRITIPMFSGDYTEWQSFYDLFTTLIHKNNSLNDVQRMHYLKVSLKGDAEILLRQFPITGENYIQAWTTLKKRYDNKRYIANCHFKRFFGQKAIVQESATALKQLLDTSVECLNALKNLSLPTAEWDAIVIHVIVSKLDPETHKHWEKLVNDDMAVFPTFEKLKSFLENRFRTLEMVDPVNKNHNPTNPKTFHVTAGGDSGDIQCAFCQERHHIYKCKQFANQAVDERYVFVKKNRLCFNCLIPNHVVKRCKQWKSCQLCKGRHHSLIHQSIKQTNNDQRQKNKKVYMTTEDSKLAAPVRSSREDRVRNILLPTALVDVASECGQPLVCRALIHKGSQTSFVTSRVAELLRKKTANGKVDLQISSRYTPDFTLKVNAYVINSFNDNMPAKKINCNILPQLDNIKLADPTFNTPSEIDILFGADVFGKIIDCGLKRGQGNIIAQCTLLGWILTDDINTNSANLQTTISCPSILQVKEGKARFKQKIMEEMLASRIRPLNAKAKNKGSIFYNPM; encoded by the coding sequence ATGAATACGACCGAGAAACTTATTGCTATACAAATAGACAGTTTAGAAACAATGGAGAAAGCTCACGTGAACTACAAAAAGTCTCCAAAAGAAAGAATTACACCAGGATACGTACAAGGACGATTAGAAACTTTAGAAAATAACTATAAGGAATTCAAAAGCATTCATCAAAAGTTGATTACCACAGTTTCAGAAGAAGACAAATGCAAATTATCATACTTTACGGAAGATCTATACGACACTTTTGAAGAacgttattatatatataagggTGAGTTGAAGAcagttttacacaagtttagtACAGAAACGAGAGACAACAAAACAGAAAATAGGTCAAACAATCAAGCGTCGATCAGTGACATGAAATTACCTCGTATCACAATCCCGATGTTTAGCGGAGATTACACAGAATGGCAATCTTTTTATGATTTATTCACCACTTTGATCCACAAGAATAACTCCCTAAATGACGTGCAACGTATGCATTATCTAAAAGTTAGTCTGAAGGGTGACGCCGAAATTCTTTTACGTCAATTTCCCATTACCGGCGAGAACTACATACAAGCATGGACCACTCTGAAGAAGCGTTATGACAACAAAAGGTACATTGCTAACTGTCATTTTAAGAGGTTCTTCGGCCAAAAAGCAATCGTTCAAGAATCAGCCACCGCATTAAAACAGCTGCTAGATACATCTGTCGAATGTCTAAACGCACTAAAAAATCTTAGCTTGCCTACAGCTGAATGGGACGCTATTGTAATTCATGTCATAGTGTCAAAACTGGACCCTGAAACTCATAAGCACTGGGAAAAGTTAGTCAATGATGACATGGCAGTTTTTCCGACCTTTGAGAAATTGAAGTCTTTTTTGGAAAATCGATTCAGAACTCTGGAGATGGTGGATCCAGTTAACAAGAATCACAACCCAACAAATCCCAAGACATTTCATGTGACAGCCGGCGGTGACAGCGGAGATATTCAATGCGCATTTTGCCAGGAAAGGCACCATATCTATAAATGTAAACAGTTTGCAAATCAGGCAGTGGATGAAAGGTACGTATTTGTTAAAAAGAACAGGCTATGTTTCAACTGTCTTATACCAAATCATGTAGTAAAGCGATGTAAACAATGGAAGTCATGTCAATTATGTAAAGGCCGACATCATTCGTTGATACATCAgagtataaaacaaacaaataacgATCAAAGGCAAAAAAACAAGAAAGTTTACATGACTACAGAAGACTCAAAGTTAGCTGCACCTGTCAGATCGAGTAGAGAGGATCGTGTACGAAATATTCTATTGCCCACAGCGCTCGTTGATGTAGCATCGGAGTGCGGACAACCATTGGTCTGCAGAGCACTAATCCATAAAGGATCCCAAACTTCGTTTGTCACATCACGGGTAGCCGAGTTGTTAAGGAAGAAAACGGCAAATGGCAAGGTGGATTTACAAATCTCGTCGAGGTATACACCAGATTTTACTTTAAAGGTAAATGCTTATGTTATAAATTCTTTTAATGACAATATGCCAGCTAAGAAAATCAATTGCAACATACTACCTCAACTCGATAACATTAAGTTGGCTGACCCCACCTTTAACACTCCAAGTGAGATTGATATTCTCTTCGGGGCTgatgtttttggcaaaattatTGACTGTGGACTTAAGAGAGGACAGGGCAATATTATCGCTCAATGTACACTCTTAGGTTGGATTTTAACGGATGACATAAATACAAATTCTGCCAATTTACAAACAACCATAAGCTGTCCTAGCATACTTCAAGTAAAAGAGGGTAAAGCaagattcaaacaaaaaataatggaAGAGATGCTAGCTTCAAGAATTCGACCTCTAAACGCTAAAGCCAAAAACAAAGGTAGCATTTTCTACAATCCGatgtaa